In Aspergillus chevalieri M1 DNA, chromosome 7, nearly complete sequence, the sequence TGGATGTACAACCCTTCCGGAACATGGCTGGCAGGGTATGATGTGATGTAATGCATTGTATTGTATGCATATCCTTGGATAGACGCCGGGGCTCTGGACGTTGATTGGACCTAGACTGGGCCTGAGGATCTGCCTGTGGTCCCGGTTTCGGCCCTGGATCCGGGGAAGGCGACAACCGCAGGGGAGGACGGATGTCCCAATCTTCCATAAAACGGAGAATTATTACAAAAGCCCAGAGCAAGGAAATCAACTTTGCTCGCCCTCATCATCGGGTGTCGCCGTCGCctccgccttcttctccttctccttctctttctcctccaaAGCGTCCATATTCACCTCCCACTCCGCCACTTTAACCCTCCCCTCCCACGACGAGACAACCCCGTCGCCCTTCCTCCCCAGCTGTGTCTCGGGCTTCTCCTGCTCCTTTTCACCCATATTCTCCAACCCATTGAAAACAGCCTGCACTTCCAACTCCTTCAGTGCGCGCTGATAAATTTTCGATAGCTTTTCTCTTTGTTCACGGCGTAGGATCTCGATCTCCGATTCTTTCCCCTGTCCCTGCCCCTGCGCGCGGTCCGTAGACTTGCCCCCACGAGAAGTAGACGGGAGTTTCTTCACAGCCCCACCACCGACTTTACTCTCATACCCGCGCAACACACCCTCTAATATACCAAGTACCGTCCCCGCGCGCATACCCAACTGCGCGCCCACAGGAAACCCCGCATCAAACCCATCCTGAACATGCTCACCCTTCGACAACGAAATACCATCGCGGTATCCCGTTGTCACATGCTGGCGACGGAGCGAGGGGAGATCGGAGGGTTCTGCGGCGGCGGCTGGTACTGCGGCTTCTGGAGCTGGAACGTGGTCGTGCTCGAACGATGAGGATGGTGGTGGCGAGGAACCGAAGATGTCGTCGAGGGTGTCGGCGGCggggggtggtggtggtggtggctggGCTGTGATGGTGTCGGAATGGGTTGAGGTcattgtggtggtggggGAGAGGGGGGCGGAGGGGGTTGAGCTGGTTGATTCCATGGATTTGGTGTGGTTTGGAGGGTATATAAAGGTTTGTTGGTATGGTTGGAAAATCGTAGATGTGTTGTTCAGAAAAATTATGGAAGATCGGAGCGAGGTGTGGAGCGCCGAGATAAATGTCCTAAAAGGGTAATATTGATTTCGTCAGATTCCTCTCGCGTCATCTTTATACACCAACGCAGCCGACATTTGTGTTTATTATATTATATGAGCCAGATACACAAGTGATATGTTGATTACAGACATCTCAATCTTAGAAGAAAGGCCCTGAAGAGAAGCAATAGAAGCTTCGACCTCTGCGTCCCCGCTGAGCAATTAGTTGGTTATTACGCCATTGAGCCTATTCCCGGCCTGTTTTCGTTGATTTCGGTAGCGATGAGTGGAAAGACCCCAACTTTGCCCATTAGGCCACAGGCTGCCAATGCAACGATGTGTTAGCCATATGCACTTCTTCAATCTGGGATGAACGCAGCTGCCAACGGTGCATAGCATATCTGTGCACCCGATGCCAATTGGCAGATGCCCAACATTTCCCTCATAGCGGCAGCTTATTGGCTTCGGCTGCTGGAACAGGACGGTTTAGAAGCCGACCTGCCTATGAAGTACCTGACGATCGCCAAAGAGCTCTATGCTAATGCATTGTGAGGGTATGCCTGATACGTTCGTGGAGAGGTCTCTGGATGCCTAAACGCTGCTTGTCTGACATCAATGACGACAATCCGAAAATAGCGTGATATACTCCGTATAACCGACATCGGCGGCTCTAAAGTTAAGAATCATTATTTAGACGGGGATTACCAGGGCACTCACAGGTTACTGAGAGCACGGAATATTCCAGGAACGGTACTTGAAAAACGGTGGTTGGAACCCAAAACAGTATATCGGAAGTATGACTCCCTAACCATACGATGCCCCGCTCAGCCTTATAACAACATCCTCGCAgcatcttcctttcttcttggTACAAAACACCAACATCCAAAATGGCCTCTCGAcgcttcatcctcctctcctccccctTCGCCATCGGATACGGCGTCCACCAAGGTCTCAACATCCTCGAAGCCAAATATCCCGCACTTCCCCCtgacaccaacaccagcgCAGCCCTCCGCACCCCCTCCAATCCCAAAACCCAACGCTGCGCCTACGTCGACGTCTACTCAGCCCGGGTCCCCGTAAAAGCCCTCGAGTCCCACCCCGCCGCCGAAGAATCCAGAAACCTCCAAGAAGCATGGGCCCGCACACTATTCCAGAGCCGTGTTCTTCGCACCGAAGCCCGTCTCATCGGCCTCTTCACAGCCGGCCGTCCTACTCCCGGTGATACAGGCAACACACCAGGTGGATTCTCGCAGAAGGATGAGCGGGGCGAGCAGCGGAAATTAATGAACGGAGCGCTTGCGGTTGAGCGATCGCCGTCGTCGGGATCGTGGCTTTCTATGTCAGGGCCATCGGGGCTGTTGGTTTCTTGGAAGGTTCCGGATAATGCGCGGGAGTTCTTTGAGAAGATTTCTGTGTATGGATATCCGTGGCGGTTGATGTCTGGTGGAAGACATGAGGTTAGTGTTTCGAAGCCGTTCaaggaggaggggagacAGGTAGTGGAGGTGCGGTTTGCGTCGGCGCATGATTATGAGATTGTTCCCGATGAGGGAGAgttggagaagcagaaggttATCCCGGCGTGGGTTGGGAAACTGCATCGCGGTTTTGCGCGACTGATATTGGACAGTGCTGTTCGGGAGTTGCAAGATTGATCTGTTGTCTGTTTGCGTTTGATGCTGATGCCGATGCAGCAGGGATTTGCTGTTGGTGAATCTTTGTTGATATTACTTTTCATTCACTGAGTGATCGTCTTTATACTTCTGGTTGCTCTTGCTCCTTGCTCCGACAAGATGAATTATGTCTTTACGTCGCCATGTTATATACCAGCAGTTATAGCTCTGCTAATCCATCGAAATCTCATCGTTTTGTCGTCCCTCACTCGAAATGGTCCTCATGGACGTCGTTATATACAAAATACAGAACAACACTGTTTTTTAGTTTTTTTGTCATCCCTCTCGCTACAAACTTCGATTATATACTCAAacaccgaagaagaagcgagcCTATGCGAATCCGTGCTGCATGTGTACGATGACTATCAGGTTCCACCCAGGGCCAGTTCGTTATCGAGACCTGGTAAGGAGACCCATCGACAAGCTTGTTTTCAGACGTCCATGTTACACTAAGAATACTATCTAACGATTGGTAAGATACAGGCCCGCATGTTAATAACGAGCTTTTAACACATGTTTCAAGAAACCGACGTTATTTTGTGGAATTACTTGGAACATATTCCGGATTCAACTCTTGCAAAAACCAGGTAAGTAGTCCATTCGTTTTATCATATTGCGCTTGTGGTGACAGGCCTTCTTACTCCTGAAAAGAACGAATTTTGTACCGTGCCAAAACCACTGGACGATGTCCAACCGCAAAATGCAACAGAATGTATGTCTTCTCTACAGAATTTATGGGTTATTGGCGGAATCTAACCAAGGTTGTTCAGATAGTATATCCCATTCACGCAACAAACACTTGATATTACGATTCACAATTCACATCTCCACTCACATCTCTTTAGGCCCTATCAATCTTGCTTTTCAATAATTTTTTTATGTTAattgactttttttttttttttttgatatCTAGGCCGGTTCGAATGTTCAAACGAGCTGATGGAAAGCAGGCAATGGCTTAAATAAGGATCGCAATGCGACAGTTTACACCAATCGACTGCTCTGCGAGTGAGTAAAGGTTTCAAATCAGTCGACAAATTTTAATTTCACGTTTTCGTGGCAAACAATCATTGGTAGGTCCAACTGCCATCAATTCAAGACAATTGACTCATTCAATTCTAGTACACAGCTATAGGGTTTATTGCACCACTATCGTGAAGTGGAGCGGCTCCCTCTTAACTGCGAGGTGTATGTCTATATAGAAGCGAAGATGCTGGGGCATTGTCTACGCAAAACACCACAACGCTCCCCATATCCCCATCCATCTTCACTTTTGGGATGAACTGAATTACTGTGACAAGCTGATGAGTCCAATTAGTGAAACTTATAATATTTGACGGTTACCAATAGGATGCCCTATATTATCGAGTCTTTTAGTTCCAACCTTGGGAAGTTTATCATTCAGCCCAGCCGCTTTGTCTGTAAGTGTCCCCACGATGTCCCTTCTGATCTCGTGATTCATACAATGTCCGACAGTACAGGACTTATGTATGGATTAGAAGATGAATATTCTTAACGCGGTTTTCAAACACAACATTCACGATTGACGAACCTAAAGTTATAACCACTACAAGAAATCAACGATATTTTCTGGGTCAATCAAACTCCGTTGTGAACGAGCAGTCATACTATCAACGAAATTCCCCGGCATGCAGAGGCTAGCGAGGGAACAATATTCCTCATATGACCGAGACTGTGAGCCGAAGAATGACACATGGAAAGATGGGTATGAACAAGTTTAATCAAACAAAATGTCCTCAGCGATATATGAATCAAGTGTAATGGGATCAAAGAAGCACAGATGGTCTAGAACTACAAAATATCCAATAGGGAACAAACCTTCAATAACCCAGACTCGCTGTCATCCAACATAGCGACCCCATGGAGACAGGTGAGTTTCCCATGATATTGCAATATCCGAAATGCTAACCAAAACACCGAAGAGATGCTACAAAAACAACTCCGTACAGTCAGCATATGGATATGTCTCACACGAATTTCGACGTTGTGGCTGCCCTATTGCTCGAACCGAGTTTGAGATGTCCTAGGATTATTAGTCGTCATGTCTTCTCATCGTTACACAACTCGCCCCATACTTAGTGCAGCAACAGGAACGAAGTTTGTTCTGCCTTCCCACTCGGCCTTCTTTTTAATAATTATTGCGTGTCGGTGGAAACTTAAGCGACAGGACGAATATACTGATATCAAAATTCAGAGAGTAGAGTACAATGCTAAAA encodes:
- a CDS encoding uncharacterized protein (COG:M;~EggNog:ENOG410Q2HB), with protein sequence MASRRFILLSSPFAIGYGVHQGLNILEAKYPALPPDTNTSAALRTPSNPKTQRCAYVDVYSARVPVKALESHPAAEESRNLQEAWARTLFQSRVLRTEARLIGLFTAGRPTPGDTGNTPGGFSQKDERGEQRKLMNGALAVERSPSSGSWLSMSGPSGLLVSWKVPDNAREFFEKISVYGYPWRLMSGGRHEVSVSKPFKEEGRQVVEVRFASAHDYEIVPDEGELEKQKVIPAWVGKLHRGFARLILDSAVRELQD
- the YAE1 gene encoding Yae1 family protein (COG:S;~EggNog:ENOG410PR4G;~InterPro:IPR038881,IPR019191;~PFAM:PF09811), whose translation is MTSTHSDTITAQPPPPPPPAADTLDDIFGSSPPPSSSFEHDHVPAPEAAVPAAAAEPSDLPSLRRQHVTTGYRDGISLSKGEHVQDGFDAGFPVGAQLGMRAGTVLGILEGVLRGYESKVGGGAVKKLPSTSRGGKSTDRAQGQGQGKESEIEILRREQREKLSKIYQRALKELEVQAVFNGLENMGEKEQEKPETQLGRKGDGVVSSWEGRVKVAEWEVNMDALEEKEKEKEKKAEATATPDDEGEQS